One window of Papaver somniferum cultivar HN1 chromosome 9, ASM357369v1, whole genome shotgun sequence genomic DNA carries:
- the LOC113309641 gene encoding exosome complex component RRP41-like: MLHKALAFSGCYYTEDFSKTTVDVFALVLESGGSDLPVIVSCASLAQADAGGIMMYYPVTSVSVACVGSNHVIDPITEEESCQDGTLLITTMRSRNEVTELTLTWEWSTPKIH; the protein is encoded by the exons ATGCTTCATAAAGCTTTAGCCTTTAGTGGGTGCTATTATACCGAAGATTTTTCAAAGACCACTGTAGATGTTTTTGCATTGGTCTTGGAATCAGGTGGCA GTGATCTACCTGTCATAGTATCATGTGCAAGTCTTGCCCAAGCAGATGCAGGAGGGATTATGATGTATTACCCCGTGACTTCAGTTTCTGTG GCTTGCGTTGGGTCAAATCATGTTATAGATCCTATAACAGAAGAAGAAAGTTGCCAAGATGGAACTCTTCTGATAACCACAATGCGTTCTCGCAATGAGGTCACAGAGCTAACTCTTACCTGGGAATGGTCAACTCCAAAGATTCACTAG